The following coding sequences lie in one Acidimicrobiales bacterium genomic window:
- a CDS encoding tyrosine-type recombinase/integrase, which produces MEQYERMLRVHIRPALGSVKLADLTAEQVDDFLAARSHLAKTYVGRMRSFLIAGLDHATKRNKVARHVAVLSTMPKFKEKVERQPMTPDQVAAFETAARGERLEALFVVAFDSGLRPGEMTGLTLADLDLDDRPPTMNLSGAIHLKPRRRQDAKEGESPYKGYEVVRGKVKKSTNPNRTIELSPAAAGALKAHKARQAVERLKSQLWQDHGLVFCTEVGTPIDPGNLRRTFDRIAKKAGLGHVFPYAIRHTTSSLLLDSGASVEEVADLFGDDPITLYRHYRHRVKKVASAGTRMRGLLSATPPELTAEGI; this is translated from the coding sequence ATCGAGCAATACGAGCGGATGCTGCGGGTCCACATCCGGCCCGCGCTCGGCTCGGTCAAACTGGCCGATCTGACCGCCGAACAGGTCGACGACTTCCTCGCCGCCCGGTCCCATCTAGCGAAGACTTATGTCGGGCGAATGCGCTCGTTCCTGATCGCCGGGCTCGACCACGCGACGAAGCGCAACAAGGTCGCCCGGCACGTCGCGGTCCTGTCGACCATGCCGAAGTTCAAGGAGAAGGTCGAGCGCCAGCCGATGACCCCCGATCAGGTCGCCGCGTTCGAGACGGCCGCCCGCGGTGAGCGCCTCGAGGCGCTGTTCGTAGTCGCCTTCGACAGCGGGCTCCGCCCCGGTGAAATGACCGGACTCACCCTGGCCGACCTTGACCTCGACGACAGGCCGCCGACCATGAACCTGTCTGGTGCGATCCACCTCAAGCCGCGCCGACGGCAGGACGCCAAGGAGGGCGAGAGCCCCTACAAGGGCTACGAGGTCGTCAGGGGCAAGGTGAAGAAGTCGACCAACCCGAACCGGACTATCGAGCTCTCCCCCGCTGCCGCCGGGGCACTGAAGGCGCACAAGGCACGCCAAGCGGTTGAGCGGCTCAAGTCACAGCTATGGCAGGACCATGGCCTCGTTTTCTGCACTGAGGTCGGGACGCCCATCGACCCAGGCAACCTGCGCCGGACGTTCGACCGGATCGCCAAGAAGGCGGGACTCGGCCACGTCTTCCCCTACGCCATCCGGCACACGACCTCCAGCCTGCTCCTCGACTCCGGGGCCAGCGTCGAGGAGGTAGCCGACCTGTTCGGCGATGACCCGATCACCCTCTACCGGCACTACAGGCATCGGGTGAAGAAGGTCGCCTCAGCGGGGACCCGGATGCGTGGCCTCCTGTCTGCCACGCCTCCGGAACTGACTGCCGAAGGTATCTGA
- a CDS encoding TIGR02391 family protein, producing MPLDLDAELALQQVRHFQALLLGSEGIYERHGTRATSAGAPLYYFETQEWKVQEQLINQKLPVIERIATTLDDRLKTRIRLSNTRGWPHKPKIAVLDEMVGILQGEADADAIFTPKGPGLAAKDLHPWVWNAAVDLWSDGHHREAVQRAATALFDSHLPAKLETDGKPLDLINQAFDLEPPAAGKHRLRIPGYSEGSDSWKNVHNGARFIGMGCLAAIRNLATHDLHLDEQRALEELAALSLFARWVAEAEVVKV from the coding sequence ATGCCGTTAGACCTCGATGCGGAGTTGGCACTCCAACAAGTTCGCCACTTCCAAGCGCTCTTGCTGGGCAGCGAAGGGATCTATGAGAGGCACGGGACTCGGGCGACAAGTGCGGGCGCGCCGTTGTACTACTTCGAGACCCAGGAATGGAAAGTTCAGGAACAGCTCATTAACCAGAAGCTCCCTGTTATTGAGCGGATTGCGACGACCCTCGACGACAGGCTCAAGACCCGCATCCGCCTAAGCAATACGCGCGGCTGGCCTCACAAACCGAAAATCGCCGTCTTGGATGAGATGGTCGGCATCCTTCAGGGGGAAGCTGACGCGGACGCGATATTCACCCCTAAGGGACCTGGGCTGGCGGCGAAAGACCTCCACCCGTGGGTTTGGAACGCCGCGGTCGATCTCTGGTCTGACGGTCATCACCGTGAGGCGGTCCAACGAGCAGCGACAGCCCTCTTCGACTCGCACCTTCCGGCGAAGCTGGAGACAGACGGCAAGCCGCTGGACCTCATAAACCAGGCTTTCGACCTCGAACCGCCCGCGGCCGGGAAACATCGGCTCCGGATCCCTGGCTACTCCGAAGGTTCTGATTCTTGGAAGAACGTCCACAACGGTGCCCGGTTCATTGGGATGGGATGCCTCGCTGCAATACGCAATCTGGCGACCCACGATCTGCACCTGGACGAACAGCGCGCTCTCGAAGAACTAGCTGCCCTCAGTCTGTTCGCCCGGTGGGTCGCTGAGGCGGAAGTCGTGAAGGTCTAG
- the lgt gene encoding prolipoprotein diacylglyceryl transferase, translating into MNVVAALPSLLPAYIPSPSTSGVSIGPVRLHLYGVMIAIGIAAAVWLSQRRWEAIGGKGGTMSTLALWGVPGGLIGSRVYSLATSWQVDTQGHWYRAFEIWRGGLGIWGGVIGGVALGVVGARRHRLPIPPLLDCVAPALALAQAIGRWGNYFNQELYGRPSSLPWAVRIDNPPAKYLGHHTFQPTFLYESIWDLIVVGLVIWIERRFRIRRGYLILAYAASYTFGRFFTEYLRIDTAHRFLGLRLNDWTSIVVFAASVAALLRWGRARPGEDRAGDPLPRTLTEGTEIDSRKPAPPAMHEGSDVESVTPAAGLRSKPET; encoded by the coding sequence GTGAACGTCGTGGCGGCGCTGCCGTCGTTGCTTCCGGCATACATTCCCAGCCCGTCGACGAGCGGCGTGAGCATCGGCCCGGTTCGCCTCCATCTCTACGGGGTGATGATCGCGATCGGCATCGCGGCCGCGGTCTGGCTTTCACAGCGGCGGTGGGAAGCGATAGGCGGAAAGGGCGGGACGATGTCGACCCTCGCCCTTTGGGGCGTACCGGGTGGTTTGATCGGCTCCCGCGTCTACAGCCTGGCCACGAGCTGGCAGGTGGACACTCAAGGGCATTGGTACCGAGCGTTCGAGATATGGCGCGGTGGTCTGGGGATCTGGGGCGGAGTGATCGGCGGAGTTGCCCTCGGCGTCGTGGGCGCGCGCCGTCACCGGCTACCGATCCCGCCCCTGCTGGACTGCGTCGCTCCGGCCCTTGCACTCGCCCAGGCCATCGGCCGGTGGGGCAACTACTTCAACCAGGAGCTCTACGGGCGACCTTCGAGCCTCCCGTGGGCAGTAAGGATCGACAATCCGCCGGCGAAGTACCTAGGCCATCACACCTTCCAGCCGACGTTCCTCTACGAGTCGATCTGGGACTTGATCGTCGTCGGGTTGGTGATCTGGATCGAGCGTCGGTTCCGGATCAGGCGCGGGTACCTGATCCTCGCCTACGCCGCGTCCTACACGTTTGGCCGGTTCTTCACGGAGTACCTGCGGATCGACACGGCGCACCGTTTTCTGGGGCTCCGGCTCAACGATTGGACGAGCATCGTCGTCTTCGCCGCCTCGGTGGCAGCGCTGCTCAGGTGGGGGCGCGCCAGACCTGGAGAGGACCGCGCGGGCGACCCGCTTCCCCGGACGCTCACCGAAGGGACCGAGATTGACTCGCGGAAGCCTGCGCCCCCGGCGATGCACGAGGGCAGCGACGTAGAGAGCGTCACGCCGGCCGCGGGCCTACGTAGTAAGCCCGAGACCTGA
- a CDS encoding GNAT family N-acetyltransferase: MSDDLDAIRAFRCAKSTSSVYSKRAQQSIRDAADLLGYEPQLDCLVAVEDGVVIGVVIFNPRDYRGFGYVISMGVAVAKQNRGIGKDLKRQVMDNCTQAGATKVLSEVHRNNLKMQRVNDRLGIPSTRNPADGKFIYYSAVLIPEDDLEEDLEDDDQPSS; this comes from the coding sequence ATGTCTGACGATCTAGACGCCATCCGGGCGTTTCGTTGTGCAAAGTCAACGTCGAGCGTCTATTCGAAGCGCGCCCAACAGTCGATTCGTGATGCGGCAGATCTTCTCGGATATGAACCTCAACTGGACTGCCTGGTCGCCGTAGAAGATGGAGTCGTCATCGGGGTAGTGATCTTCAACCCGCGGGACTATCGGGGGTTCGGCTATGTCATCTCGATGGGTGTCGCCGTCGCGAAGCAAAATCGCGGAATCGGCAAGGACCTCAAGCGACAGGTCATGGATAACTGCACCCAAGCTGGAGCGACGAAGGTTCTGTCGGAGGTCCACAGGAATAACCTCAAGATGCAACGGGTCAATGATCGCTTGGGGATTCCGAGCACGCGCAATCCAGCGGACGGCAAGTTCATCTACTACTCGGCGGTCCTCATTCCAGAAGATGATTTGGAGGAAGACCTAGAGGACGACGATCAGCCCAGTTCATAA